The genomic stretch CAGGAAATGCTGACCGTGAAGTCGGACGACGTCGCCGGCCGTACCAAGGTGTACGAGGCGATCGTGCGCGGCGACGACACCTTCGAGGCCGGCATCCCGGAATCGTTCAACGTGCTGGTCAAGGAAATGCGCTCGCTCGGCCTCAACGTCGATCTGCACAATTCCAAGGCGGGCGGCACGACGTCCGAGGCGGCCGAGTAACAACAAGCGTCATGCCCGACCGACCCGCGCGAAATCAGACTCGCGCGGGTCGGTCGGGCATTCGCACCGTGCTCGGACGTTGAGCGCGGCGCGGGTCGACCAGGGAATTTCGGATTTGCTGCCGGTGACGATCGGCACGCGAGGAGAAGACGATGAACCAAGAAATTATGAATCTGTTCAATCCGACGACGCCGGCGCAGGTGTTCGACCAGATCCGGATCTCGATCGCGTCGCCGGAAAAGATTCTGTCGTGGTCCTACGGCGAAATCAAGAAGCCGGAAACCATCAATTACCGCACCTTCAAGCCCGAGCGCGACGGCCTGTTCTGCGCCCGCATCTTCGGGCCGATCAAGGATTACGAGTGCCTGTGCGGCAAGTACAAGCGGATGAAGTACAAGGGCATCATCTGCGAAAAGTGCTCGGTCGAAGTGACGCTCTCCCGCGTCCGGCGCGAGCGCATGGGCCATATCGAGCTCGCAGCCCCCGTGGCGCATATCTGGTTCCTGAAGTCGTTGCCCTCGCGCATCGGGCAGTTGCTCGACATGACGCTGAAGGACCTCGAGCGGATCCTGTATTTCGAATATTACGTCGTGCTCGAGCCGGGTCTGACCGCGCTGAAGGACCGCCAGCTCTTGAGCGAGGAGGAGTTCCTCCGCGCCCAGGACGAGTATGGCCAGGATTCCTTCACCGCCATGATCGGCGCCGAGGCGATCCGCGAATTGTTGAAGGGTCTTGAGCTGGAAAAGCTCGATGCGCAGCTGCGCATCGACATGCAGGAGACCGAATCCGAGATCAAGCACAAGAAGCTCGCCAAGCGGCTGAAGATCGTCGAGGCGTTCCGCTATTCCGGCAACAAGCCGGAATGGATGATCCTGACCGTGGTGCCGGTGATTCCGCCGGACCTGCGGCCGCTGGTGCCGCTCGATGGCGGCCGCTTTGCGACCTCGGATCTCAACGATCTGTATCGCCGCGTCATCAACCGTAACAACCGCTTGAAGCGGCTGATGGAGCTGCGCGCGCCGGACATCATCATCCGCAACGAAAAGCGCATGCTGCAGGAGGCCGTCGACGCGCTGTTCGACAACGGCCGCCGCGGCCGCGTCATCACCGGCGCCAACAAGCGCCCGCTGAAGTCCCTGGCCGACATGCTCAAGGGCAAGCAGGGTCGGTTCCGTCAGAACCTGCTCGGCAAGCGCGTCGACTATTCGGGCCGTTCGGTGATCGTCGTCGGTCCGGAACTGAAGCTGCACCAGTGCGGCCTGCCGAAGAAGATGGCGCTCGAGCTGTTCAAGCCGTTCATCTATTCGCGGCTCGACGCCAAGGGTCTGTCGACCACGGTGAAGCAGGCCAAGAAGCTGGTCGAGAAGGAGCGTCCCGAGGTCTGGGACATCCTCGACGAGGTGATCCGCGAGCATCCGGTGCTGCTGAACCGCGCGCCGACGCTGCATCGTCTCGGCATTCAGGCGTTCGAGCCGGTGCTGATCGAGGGCAAGGCGATCCAGCTGCATCCGCTGGTTTGCGCCGCGTTCAACGCCGACTTCGACGGCGACCAGATGGCCGTGCACGTTCCGCTGTCGCTTGAGGCGCAGCTGGAAGCCCGTGTCCTGATGATGTCGACCAACAACATCCTGCATCCGGCGAACGGCCAGCCGATCATCGTGCCGTCGCAGGATATCGTGCTCGGCCTGTACTACCTGTCGATCCTGCGCGAGGGATTGCCGGGCGCCGGCAAGCTCTATGGCGAGATGGCCGAGATCGAGCACGCGCTGCACGCCAAGGTCATCCATCTGCACACCAAGATCAAATATCGGTGGCAGGGCCTGGACGAGAACGGCAAGCAGGTCAGCCGCTGGTACGACACCACGGCCGGCCGCGCCATGCTGGGCCAGGTGTTGCCGAAGTCGGTGAAGATGCCGTTCGACGTCATCAACAAGCTGATGACCAAGAAGGAAATCTCCGGCGTCATCGATCAGGTCTATCGTCACTGCGGTCAGAAGGAGACGGTGATCTTCTGCGACCGCATCATGGCGCTGGGCTTCTACAACGCGTTCAAGGCCGGCATTTCGTTCGGCAAGGACGACATGGTGGTGCCGGCGTCGAAGTGGAAGATCGTCGATACCACCCGCACGCTGGCGAAGGATTTCGAGCAGCAGTACAATGACGGTCTGATCACCCACGGCGAGAAGTACAACAAGGTCGTCGACGCTTGGTCGAAGGCGACCGAGGGCATCGCCAAGGAGATGATGAAAGAAATCTCCTCGGTGAAGACGAACGCCAAGGGCGAAGAAACCCAGATCAACTCCATCTACATGATGGCGCATTCGGGCGCGCGCGGTTCGCCGGCGCAGATGCGTCAGCTCGCCGGCATGCGCGGCCTGATGGCCAAGCCGTCGGGCGAGATCATCGAGACGCCGATCATCTCGAACTTCAAAGAGGGCCTGTCGGTTCTCGAATACTTCAACTCGACCCATGGCGCCCGTAAGGGTCTGGCCGACACGGCGTTGAAGACGGCGAACTCCGGCTACCTGACGCGGCGTCTGGTCGACGTCGCGCAGGACTGCATCATCACCCAGGATGATTGCGGCACCAAGCTCGGCATCAAGATGCGCGCCATCATCGATTCCGGCACCGTGGTGGCCTCGCTGGCGTCGCGCATTCTCGGCCGTACCAACGGCGAGGATCTGCGCGATCCGGTGACCAACAAGATCGTGGTCAAGCGCGGCACGCTGATGGAGGAGACCCACGTCGACGCCATCCAGCAGGCCGGCATCCAGGAAGTGAAGATCCGCTCGGCGCTGACCTGCGAACTGGTCAACGGCATCTGCGGCAAGTGCTACGGGCGCGATCTCGCCCGCGGCACCCCGGTCAATCACGGCGAGGCGGTCGGCGTGATCGCGGCGCAGTCGATCGGCGAGCCGGGCACCCAGCTGACGATGCGCACGTTCCACATCGGCGGCGCGGCGCAGATCAACGAGCAGTCGGTGATCGAATCCAACTTCGACGGCAAGATCACCATCAAGAACATGGCGATCGCCAAGAACGGCGAAGGCCACCGCGTTGCGATGGTCCGCAACATGGTGATCGCCATCAGCGACGCCGACGGCACCGAACGGGCGACCCACCGCATTCAATACGGCGCGCGCGTGCACGTCGACGAAGGCGACATGGTCAAGCGCGGCCAGCGCATCGCCGAATGGGATCCGTACTCACGGCCGATCCTGACCGAGGTCGAGGGCACCATCGATTTCGAGGATCTGATCGAGGATCAGTCGATTTCGGAAACGCTCGACGAATCGACCGGCATCGCCAAGCGTATCGTCATCGACTGGCGCTCGACGCGCGGCGGCGCCGATCTGCGTCCGGCGATCGTCATCAAGGGTAAGGACGGCAAGATCCTCAAGCTCGCCCGCGGCGGCGAGGCCCGCTACATGCTGTCGGTCGACGCGATTTTGTCGGTCGACGTCGGTGCCAAGGTGAAGACCGGCGACATTCTCGCCCGTATCTCCACCGAAAGCGCCAAGACCCGCGACATCACCGGCGGTCTGCCGCGGGTGGCGGAATTGTTCGAGGCCCGCAAGCCGAAGGACGCCGCCATCATCGCGGAAATCGCCGGCACCATCCGGTTCGGACGCGACTACAAGAACAAGCGCCGGATCTCGATCGAGCCGCTCGACAAGAATGAGGAGACTCGCGAATACCTCATTCCGAAGGGCAAGCACATCCATCTGCAGGATGGCGACATCGTCGAAAAGGGTGACTTCATCGTCGAAGGCAACCCGGCGCCGCACGACATTCTGGCGATCAAGGGCATCGAGGAACTCGCCGCCTATCTGGTCAACGAAATCCAGGAGGTCTACCGGCTGCAGGGCGTGTTGATCAACGACAAGCACATCGAGGTGATCGTTCGCCAGATGCTGCAGAAGGTCGAGATCACCGACCAGGGCGAGACAGACATGATCTCGGGCGAACAGATCGACAAGATCGAGTTCGACCAGCTCAATGCGCGGGCGAAGGAAGAGGGCAAGAAGATCGCCACGGGGACGCCGGTTCTGCTCGGCATCACCAAGGCGAGCTTGCAGACCCGCTCGTTCTTCTCGGCGGCGTCGTTCCAGGAGACTACCCGCGTGCTGACCGAAGCCGCCGTCAACGGCAAGGTCGACCCGCTGGAAGGCCTCAAGGAAAACGTCATTGTCGGCCGGCTGATCCCGGCGGGCACCGGCGCCTCGATGGCGAAGATCCGCGAAGTCGCGGTGAAGCGCGACAAGATGATTCTCGACGAGCGCGAGAAGCAGGCGGCGATCGTGCCGACGGCTCCGGAGGAGGAACCGCTGGCGCTGCCGACGCCCGAATCGGCGCAGCAATCGGAGCCGGTTCAGGATCCGAGCGCGGAATCAGAGTCGACGCCGACGGCCGAATAGGCCGATACTGCGATGCAATACCGAAAAGGCCGGCGCAAGCCGGCCTTTTTCTGTGCTGGTGCGGGATTTTTCCGTCGATTACATTCCGTTCATGTTCCCTTCAGGTGAAAAGCGCTTTTGCTGTGATGCCCTGAAGGAATCCGGACCGATGGGCTCCGCTCGGCCACCGATGGTGGCGGTGTCGCGAAGCGTCGGTCCGTCCCCATGGAATGATATTTCTGGAAAGCTGATAGGCTGGAGATGCGGCGTTGCCATCGCAACCCGTTTGGACGTGTGAAAGAACAAGCATGTTTGACCTTGCAATCGTTGGTGGTGGCCCGGGCGGCCTGATGAGCGCCTGGTATCTGAAGAAAAAGCTCGGGGAATTGTGCCGGGTGACGATTTTCGAGGCCTCCGACCGGATCGGCGGCAAGATCGTCACGCAGAAATTCGACAGCGCGCCGGCGATGTACGAGGCCGGGGTCGCCGAGCTCTACGACTACTCGATGACCGGACCGGACCCGTTGCGGGAATTGGTGCAGCATTTCGGCCTGCAGACCATTCCGATGGACGCCGAGCAGGTGCAGCTCGATGGCGAGCTGCTGGCCGACGTGCCGGGGATGCGCAAGAAATACGGTGACAAGACCGCCGATGCGATCGAGGCGTTCCGCAAGCTGTGCGCCACCAAGGTCTCGCCGCAGGAATATTACGAGGGCGTCGGCGCCCACGACAATGAACATCCCTGGGCCTGGGTGAATTGCGAGGAATTGCTCGACAAGGAGATCCAGGACCCGGTCGCCAAGCGCTTCTTCAAGGTGATGGCGCGTTCCGACATCGCCACCGAAAGCCACAACACCAACGGGCTGAACGCGCTGAAGAACTTCGTGATGGATATCGACGGCTATATCGGCCTGTATTCGATCCAAAACGGCAATGAACAGCTGGTGTCCTGCCTGCATTCCGAGGTCGACGCCAAGGTCAAGCTGAACCACCGCGTGCTGAAGGTCGGCAAGACCGAGGCCGGCCGCTATCAGCTCAACATGATGAACGGCAAGGGGCCGGAGACCGCGGATTTCGATCTGGTGCTGATGTGCCTGCCGCATAATTGGCTGGCGACGATCGGCTGGGGCGACGAGCAGCTGCGCCGTGCGATGGTCAAGCATGTCGCCTATTTCGATCGCCCGGCGCATTACCTGCGGATCTCGGTGCTGTTCGATTCGCCGTTCTGGGGCGACAAGATCCCGGGCTCCTGGTTCATGTCGGAAGCGTTCGGCGGCTGCTGCGTCTACAATGAGGGCTCGCGCCACGACGTCGGCAAATATGGCGTGTTGAACTGGCTGATCGCCGGCTCCGATGCGCTGGCCTATTCCAACCTCACCGACAAGGAGCTGATCGACCAGGCGCTGAAGACGCTGCCGGCGTCGCTCGGCAACGCCCGCGACCATTTCATGGAGGGCAAGACCCATCGCTGGCTGTCCTCGGTCAATGCGATTCCCGGCGGCTTGCCGGTGCGCGACGTCATGACCAATCACCGGCCGGAGCCGAAGAATCATCCCCGGCTGGTGGTGGTCGGCGACTATCTGTTCGATTCGACGCTGAACGGGCTGTTCGATTCCGCCGACGCCGCCACCGACATCATCGTCACCGAGACCATCAAGCTGCGCCGTAGCCGGGCGCGGCTGGAAGCCGGCAAGTCGGCTTCCGACAAGATCGATCGCGACTATTTCGAGAACTATCGCGGCCTCGGGCCATATCCAGAGGCCTGGAAGCAGTTCAACGCGCCTGACTACCTGATGGATCAGGTCAAGACCGTGTGGGAGAAAGCCGGCGGCTACAAATTGCTGATCGCCGGATCGGCGAGCGGCGAGCTGGTCGGTGCGCTGCGCGAACGCGGCGTCGATGCCTGGGGCGTCGAGAACAACCGCTTCATCCATGCCAAGACGCCCGCGGCGTTGAAGCCGTTCAACCTGCTCGGATCGATCGTCGATCTGCCGTTCGCCGACGAAGAGTTCGACTTCGTGTTCGAGACCAGCCTGTGTCACGTCGCGGAGAACCGGGTGGTGAAGGCCATTCGCGAGCTCAATCGCGTGGTCAAGACCGGCGTGCTGTTCGGCTCTGTGACCAGCGACATGGAACCCCATGTGATCGATCGTTACGACCTGTTGCGCGGGGTCAAAAAGCTCGGCACCTGGTGGGAATGGTCGGAACTGTTCTTCAATAACGGGTTCGACCTGTCGATGAACCGCAATGATTGCTCCGAGGAGCTGTGGGAAGTCGCGCTGAAGGCCGGCAAGGGGCCGGATCACTGGTACGCCGACGCGGAAAGCCTGCGCTATTCCTTCTACGACAAGGTCGCTGACGACGACTGAGCGCGGCCGCCTGGCCGCGCGGGTCCTGATCGCGTAAGGTCGTTGCCGTGGCGGGCCTCGCCACGGCGCTGTAGATTGCGGTCATGTTGGCCGAGCACCAACGGTTCATCTCATGGCGCCAAAGCCCCCCAAAAAGCCCCCAGCGCCAACCGACAAGGACAAGCCCGCGGCAGTCGATGCCGTGGCGTCGCCGCTTGACGGGAAGTTCGCGCTCCCGGTCGGCCCCGCCGCGGTGAAGGTGCCCAGTCTGAAACCACCCACCCTCGCCAAGAAGCCCGTGGTGGTTCCGGCGCCGGTGGCAACGACCGCCGCCACCGCCAAAGCCGCCGCCGCCAAAGTCGCCGAAGATGAAGACGACGACGAGGAGGACGAGGACGACGAACTCGACGACGATGACGATGACGAGGAACTCGTCGTCTTCACCGCGCGGGAGGCGGCCGGCGCGCTCGCCACCAATTACAATTTCGTCCGGCCCTTCCTGAAGAATTCCAGGAAGATGCTGGCCTTCGTGGTGTTCGGCGTCGTGGTCGAGACGCTGTTCAACGTCATCATGCCGCTCAGCCTGAAATTCCTGATCGACGACGCGCTCGGCGAAGAGGATTTCGACGCGCTGATCAAGATTCTATCGGTGCTGGCGGTGGCCGGGATCATCACCTCGATGGTGGCGATCTGGTATGAAAGATGGGACGCGCGGTTTGTCTCCGCAATCCTGTCGGATGTCCGCGCCCGGTTGTTCGACCATGTCCAGCGGCTGCCGGCGTCCTATTTCGGTCGCACCAAGCGCGGCGAGATCCTGTCGCGGTTCTCGATCGACATGTCGGCGTTCGAAGGCGCGGTCGAATCCTTCGCCAATACCGGATTGCTGCCGCTGCTCGAATTGATCGCCGGCATGGCCTTGATGCTGTTTTTGAACTGGCAGCTCGCAGTGGTGGCGCTGCTGATCTTTCCGATCACCCTGATCGGGCCGCGGCTGCTGACGCCGAAGGCGGTGCTGGCCAATTACGAGCAGAAGGTCCAGGAATCCGCGCTGCTCGGCGTGGTGCAGGAAAACGTCGCGGCGCAGGCGGTGGTCAAGGCCTTCGGCCTGCAGCGCAAGATGTTCGGCTTCTTCCGGCTGCGCAATGACGACGCCCGGCGCAAGATCGCCTCGGCGACCTTCCTGTCGACCATGGTGGAGCGCTCGGTCACGATCTCGGTGCTGCTGCTGCATCTCGTGGTGCTGGCGCTCGGCGCCTATCTGGCCACCAAGGGCCAGATCACCGTCGGCACCTTTGTCACCTTCGAAAGCGCGTTCTGGGAAGTCTCCTACAACATCGCGCATGTGATGCATTTCATCCCGCTGTCGATTCAGTCGGCGGCGGCGGTGCGCCACATGGAGGAACTGCTCGATGAGCCCACCCCCGGCACCGATCGCCCCGGCGCGCCGGATATGCCGCGGATTGCCAACGATATCTCGTTCGAGCGGGTCACCTTCAAATATGAAGGCGCCGAGACCTCGGTGCTCGACAATCTCAGCCTGAAGCTCGATGTCGGCAAGACCATCGCCATCGTCGGCCCCAGCGGCTCCGGCAAGAGCACCTTGCTGAACCTGATTTTGCGGCTGTATCAGCCGGACGATGGCCGCATCACCATCGACGGCGTCGATGTCCGCAAGGTCACCATGGACTCGCTGCGCGCCAGCATGGCGGTCGTGTTCCAGGACAACATGCTGTTCAACATGTCGATCCGCGAGAACATCCGGCTCGGCAAGGAAGGCGCCACCGATCAGGAGGTCGAGCAGGCGGCGAAGAAGGCCGAGATCCACCGCTACATCATGAGCCTGCCGAAGAAATACGACACCGTGGTCGGCGAGCGCGGCGACACGCTGTCGGGCGGCCAGCGCCAGCGCCTGGCGATCGCGCGCGCGATCGTGCGCGATCCCGCGGTTCTGCTGCTCGACGAGGCGACCTCGGCGCTGGATCAAAGCACTGAGGCCGCGATCAACAAGACGCTGATGAAGCTCGCCAAGGGCCGCACCATGATCTTCTCGACCCATCGGCTGACCTCGGTGGTCGATATGGACGAGATCATCGTGATCAATAATGGTCAGGCGGTCGAGCGCGGCTCGCACAAACAGCTGCTGGCCGCGGGCGGCGTCTATCGCAAGCTGTGGGACGACCAGAGCCACCACGTCGATGACGATGACGACGACGAGGATGACGACGACTGAGCCGACGCCTCCTCAGGCCAGCCGGCCGTGATCGGCGCGCGGCGGCTGCGTTGCGAGGTCCGGCGCGGCGCCAGCGCCGCCGACCCCATGGCGCGCTCGCCGCAAGGCGCCCCGGCTGGCCCGCGCGATGAAACGCGCCCAGCGCCGCGCCCGCCAGATCGGGCCAAGGTCGGTGGACAGCGCCCGCAGGTGAAACGCCTTGTCGGTCGACCAGGCATCCACCGCGGTCTTGACCGGGTCGTCGTAGAATGCCGCGATCTTCTCCACGCCCATGCCCGGCGTCGCCAGCCAGGCCGGAATGTGGACATTGCACAGCCGTTCGACGTCGGTGAACACCTTGTCGGTGCCGGTGCCGCCGGCGGGGCAGGAGGTGCAGAACGCATCGCCGACCAGCACCACGCCCGGCTGGCGGTGGCCTTCGGCCACATAGAGGTCGGCCGGACGGATATGGACCGGCCCGGCCACTTTGAAGTCGCCGGTGATGTGCGTCAGTCGCGGCATCAGGCCGCGCAAGGCCGCTTCCGGGCTCTCGCGCATCTGCCCGAACCAGGGATCGTCGAGCCGGCGATATAGCATCAGATTGGCGCGCATCGCCTGGCCGACCGGGAACAGCGTCAGATAGGCCATCCGGTCGCTGGCGCGCTCCGGGTAATAGGTCAGAGCCGGGAAGGCGAAGCCGGCGCGGCCGACCGGCACCAGATCGAAGCCGAGCGAGACCGAGTGGCACTCGCTGATCACCCGGTTCTCGATCCCGATCGTGCGGCGCAGGCCCTTATTGAGACCGTTCGCCATCACCACCAGCCGCGCCGAGATGGTCTCGCCGTCCGACAGGGTGATGCGCTGGCGATCGCGGCTGGTCGCGATCGCGGTGGCCTTGGCGTGGATGCGGACGACCTCCGGCGGAATTTCCGCGCGCAGCGTGGCGACCAGATCGTCGTACAGGATGCCGTATTGATCGCTGGGCTTCTTGTCGATCAGCCGGCCGAATCGCGCGATCCAGACCGCGCCGTCATGGGTGGTGGCGCGCAGCACCGGCTCGGCCAGCCCGGTCCTGCGCAGGATCGCGATCTGGTCGCCGCCGAGCTTTTCGCAGCGGAAATCCGGCGGATAGACCTTGTGTGGATCGATGACGATGGTCGCAACGCCGGCGCGGCCGAGGGCGGCCGCGGCGGTGGAGCCGGCAAGACCGCCGCCGATGATCGCGATATCGGTATAGCGCATGGCGGGCGTCTCTGTTCGGCGCATCTTTGTCCGGAAAACACCAACAAACCTTGAAGGCCGGCGCCGGGCCGCTAACCCTTTCATTTAACCGGATCGCAATTTCGCCGGTCCAAGCTGTTCCGGCGCAGCCCAAGGATGCAGTCAAGGATGCAGTCAAGGATGCAGCCAGGGATGCGGTCAAGGATCCGACACGCGATGATTTCGGTCAGCATTTGTTCACCAGATTTCGACCTTGGCGCCAATTGGGACGATCTGGTCGGGCGCGCTTCGCCCAACGCCTTCATGAACCCGGCGGCGCTGAAGGCTGCGCACGACACCGGATTCGCCCGGATCCACCTGTTATTGGCCTGGGACGATGGCGTCACCCCCCGGCGACTGGCCGGATTGTGGGCCCTGCAGGCCCGCAGGCCATTCGCATTGTGGCCGATGCTGCTCGAGGCGCTGCCGCACGCTTACGCATTCCTGTCCAGCCCGGTGCTCGACCCGGCCTATGCCGACCGGGTGATGCCGGCATTTCTGGCGGCGATCGCAGCCGATCCGGCGCTGCCGAATGTGGTCAGCCTGCGCTCGTTCAATGCTGAATCCCCTGCCTGCGCAGCCTTGCACAAGCTATTGACCGAAAACGGCAACCCGAATCTGACGCTGGATCAACAGGCGCGCCCAATCGTCACCAGGGAGGCCGGCGTCAAGCGCTCCGGTTCCACCCGCAAGAAGCTGCGTCAGGACTGGAATCGGCTGGCCGCGCTGGGATCGGTCGAACTCGTCAATGACCGCACCCAAGCCGGGGTTTCTCAGGCGCTGGAGAGCTTTCTCGCCCTCGAGGCGGCGAGCTGGAAGGGCGCGCGCGGCACTGCGATCCTGTGCGACCGTCACGACACCGCCTTCGTCCGGCGGCTGGTCGGCGAGCTGGCG from Rhodopseudomonas sp. BAL398 encodes the following:
- a CDS encoding FAD-dependent oxidoreductase, with protein sequence MFDLAIVGGGPGGLMSAWYLKKKLGELCRVTIFEASDRIGGKIVTQKFDSAPAMYEAGVAELYDYSMTGPDPLRELVQHFGLQTIPMDAEQVQLDGELLADVPGMRKKYGDKTADAIEAFRKLCATKVSPQEYYEGVGAHDNEHPWAWVNCEELLDKEIQDPVAKRFFKVMARSDIATESHNTNGLNALKNFVMDIDGYIGLYSIQNGNEQLVSCLHSEVDAKVKLNHRVLKVGKTEAGRYQLNMMNGKGPETADFDLVLMCLPHNWLATIGWGDEQLRRAMVKHVAYFDRPAHYLRISVLFDSPFWGDKIPGSWFMSEAFGGCCVYNEGSRHDVGKYGVLNWLIAGSDALAYSNLTDKELIDQALKTLPASLGNARDHFMEGKTHRWLSSVNAIPGGLPVRDVMTNHRPEPKNHPRLVVVGDYLFDSTLNGLFDSADAATDIIVTETIKLRRSRARLEAGKSASDKIDRDYFENYRGLGPYPEAWKQFNAPDYLMDQVKTVWEKAGGYKLLIAGSASGELVGALRERGVDAWGVENNRFIHAKTPAALKPFNLLGSIVDLPFADEEFDFVFETSLCHVAENRVVKAIRELNRVVKTGVLFGSVTSDMEPHVIDRYDLLRGVKKLGTWWEWSELFFNNGFDLSMNRNDCSEELWEVALKAGKGPDHWYADAESLRYSFYDKVADDD
- a CDS encoding ABC transporter ATP-binding protein — encoded protein: MAPKPPKKPPAPTDKDKPAAVDAVASPLDGKFALPVGPAAVKVPSLKPPTLAKKPVVVPAPVATTAATAKAAAAKVAEDEDDDEEDEDDELDDDDDDEELVVFTAREAAGALATNYNFVRPFLKNSRKMLAFVVFGVVVETLFNVIMPLSLKFLIDDALGEEDFDALIKILSVLAVAGIITSMVAIWYERWDARFVSAILSDVRARLFDHVQRLPASYFGRTKRGEILSRFSIDMSAFEGAVESFANTGLLPLLELIAGMALMLFLNWQLAVVALLIFPITLIGPRLLTPKAVLANYEQKVQESALLGVVQENVAAQAVVKAFGLQRKMFGFFRLRNDDARRKIASATFLSTMVERSVTISVLLLHLVVLALGAYLATKGQITVGTFVTFESAFWEVSYNIAHVMHFIPLSIQSAAAVRHMEELLDEPTPGTDRPGAPDMPRIANDISFERVTFKYEGAETSVLDNLSLKLDVGKTIAIVGPSGSGKSTLLNLILRLYQPDDGRITIDGVDVRKVTMDSLRASMAVVFQDNMLFNMSIRENIRLGKEGATDQEVEQAAKKAEIHRYIMSLPKKYDTVVGERGDTLSGGQRQRLAIARAIVRDPAVLLLDEATSALDQSTEAAINKTLMKLAKGRTMIFSTHRLTSVVDMDEIIVINNGQAVERGSHKQLLAAGGVYRKLWDDQSHHVDDDDDDEDDDD
- a CDS encoding FAD-dependent oxidoreductase, which encodes MRYTDIAIIGGGLAGSTAAAALGRAGVATIVIDPHKVYPPDFRCEKLGGDQIAILRRTGLAEPVLRATTHDGAVWIARFGRLIDKKPSDQYGILYDDLVATLRAEIPPEVVRIHAKATAIATSRDRQRITLSDGETISARLVVMANGLNKGLRRTIGIENRVISECHSVSLGFDLVPVGRAGFAFPALTYYPERASDRMAYLTLFPVGQAMRANLMLYRRLDDPWFGQMRESPEAALRGLMPRLTHITGDFKVAGPVHIRPADLYVAEGHRQPGVVLVGDAFCTSCPAGGTGTDKVFTDVERLCNVHIPAWLATPGMGVEKIAAFYDDPVKTAVDAWSTDKAFHLRALSTDLGPIWRARRWARFIARASRGALRRARHGVGGAGAAPDLATQPPRADHGRLA
- a CDS encoding GNAT family N-acetyltransferase, whose translation is MISVSICSPDFDLGANWDDLVGRASPNAFMNPAALKAAHDTGFARIHLLLAWDDGVTPRRLAGLWALQARRPFALWPMLLEALPHAYAFLSSPVLDPAYADRVMPAFLAAIAADPALPNVVSLRSFNAESPACAALHKLLTENGNPNLTLDQQARPIVTREAGVKRSGSTRKKLRQDWNRLAALGSVELVNDRTQAGVSQALESFLALEAASWKGARGTAILCDRHDTAFVRRLVGELAARGDASVALLCVDGRAIAAQVLMYCGTAAYTWKIGFDAEFAKYSPGALLVDKLTEELFAGPDIMAIDSCSVQASFMAQLWTGRRQMVDLLIAAGPDQTICFALEAGRQRGYYWLRGLRNRLRAWRNKTQPVRAAAASPAS